Proteins from a genomic interval of Equus quagga isolate Etosha38 chromosome 13, UCLA_HA_Equagga_1.0, whole genome shotgun sequence:
- the GMFG gene encoding glia maturation factor gamma — protein MSDSLVVCEVDPELKEKLRKFRFRKETDNAAIIMKVDKDRQMVVLEEEFQNISPEELKMELPERQPRFVVYSYKYVHEDGRVSYPLCFIFSSPVGCKPEQQMMYAGSKNRLVQTAELTKVFEIRTTDDLTEAWLQEKLSFFR, from the exons ATG TCCGACTCCCTGGTGGTGTGCGAGGTGGACCCCGAGCtaaaggaaaagctgaggaaattcCGCTTCCGGAAAGAGACCGACAATGCAGCCATAATCA TGAAGGTGGACAAGGACCGGCAGATGGTGGTGCTGGAGGAGGAATtccag AACATCTCTCCAGAGGAACTAAAAATGGAGTTGCCGGAAAGACAGCCCAG GTTTGTGGTTTACAGCTACAAGTACGTGCACGAGGACGGCCGCGTGTCCTACCCCTTGTGTTTCATCTTCTCCAGCCCCGTGG GCTGCAAGCCCGAACAACAGATGATGTATGCAGGGAGTAAAAACAGGCTGGTGCAGACGGCAGAGCTCACAAAG GTGTTTGAAATCCGCACCACTGATGACCTCACCGAGGCCTGGCTCCAAGAGAAGCTGTCTTTCTTTCGTTGA
- the LRFN1 gene encoding leucine-rich repeat and fibronectin type III domain-containing protein 1, translating to MAPGPLSSASLSPPPAALPFLLLLWAGASHGQPCPGRCICQNVAPTLTMLCAKTGLLFVPPAIDRRVVELRLTDNFIAAVRRRDFANMTSLVHLTLSRNTIGQVAAGAFADLRALRALHLDSNRLAEVRGDQLRGLGNLRHLILGNNQIRRVESAAFDAFLSTVEDLDLSYNNLEALPWEAVGQMVNLNTLTLDHNLIDHIAEGTFVQLHKLVRLDMTSNRLHKLPPDGLFLRSQGTGPKPPTPLTVSFGGNPLHCNCELLWLRRLTREDDLETCATPEHLTDRYFWSIPEEEFLCEPPLITRQAGGRALVVEGQAVSLRCRAVGDPEPVVHWVAPDGRLLGNSSRTRVRGDGTLDVTITTLRDSGTFTCIASNAAGEATAPVEVCVVPLPLMAPPPAAPPPLTEPGSSDIATPGRPGANESTAERRLVAADLTSNSVLIRWPAQRPVPGIRMYQVQYNSSADDSLVYRMIPSTSQTFLVNDLAAGRAYDLCVLAVYDDGATALPATRVVGCVQFTTAGDPAPCRPLRAHFLGGTMIIAIGGVIVASVLVFIVLLMIRYKVYGDGDGRRVKGTSRSAPRVSHVCSQTNGAGAPQAPAPPAQDRYEALREVAPPAAAAPAVEAKATAAEPASAESEAALGRSLGGSATSLCLLPSEETSGEESLAAAGPRRSRSGALGPPASAPPTLALVPGGAPARPRPQQRYSFDGDYGALFQSHSYPRRARRTKRHRSTPHLDGAGGGAAGEDGDLGLGSARARLAFTSTEWMLESTV from the exons ATGGCTCCGGGCCCCTTGTCCTCCGCGTCCCTCTCACCGCCGCCCGCTGCGCTGCccttcctgctgctcctctggGCGGGGGCATCCCATGGCCAGCCCTGCCCCGGCCGCTGCATCTGCCAGAACGTGGCGCCCACGCTGACCATGCTGTGCGCCAAGACCGGCTTGCTGTTCGTGCCACCGGCCATCGACCGGCGCGTGGTGGAGTTGCGCCTCACCGACAACTTCATCGCGGCCGTGCGCCGCCGAGACTTCGCCAACATGACCAGCCTGGTGCACCTCACCCTCTCCCGCAACACCATCGGCCAGGTGGCCGCCGGCGCCTTTGCCGACCTCCGCGCCCTGCGCGCCCTGCACCTCGACAGCAACCGCCTGGCCGAGGTGCGTGGCGACCAGCTGCGCGGCTTGGGCAACCTCCGCCATCTCATCCTTGGCAACAACCAGATCCGCCGGGTGGAGTCGGCGGCCTTCGACGCCTTCCTGTCCACCGTGGAGGACCTGGACCTGTCCTACAACAACCTCGAGGCCCTGCCGTGGGAGGCCGTGGGCCAGATGGTGAACCTCAACACCCTCACCCTGGACCACAATCTCATCGACCACATCGCCGAGGGTACCTTCGTGCAGCTTCACAAACTGGTTCGCCTGGACATGACCTCCAACCGCCTCCATAAACTGCCCCCCGATGGGCTCTTCCTGAGGTCGCAGGGCACTGGGCCGAAGCCGCCCACGCCGCTCACGGTCAGCTTTGGTGGCAACCCGTTGCACTGCAACTGCGAGCTGCTCTGGCTGCGGCGGCTGACCAGAGAGGACGACCTGGAGACGTGCGCCACCCCTGAGCACCTCACCGACCGCTACTTCTGGTCCATCCCGGAGGAGGAGTTCCTGTGTGAACCCCCGCTGATCACACGGCAGGCGGGGGGCCGGGCGCTGGTGGTGGAGGGCCAGGCGGTCAGCCTGCGGTGCCGCGCCGTGGGTGACCCTGAGCCGGTGGTGCATTGGGTGGCCCCCGACGGGCGGTTGCTGGGGAACTCGAGCCGGACCCGGGTCCGGGGGGATGGGACCCTGGATGTAACTATTACCACCTTGCGGGACAGCGGCACCTTCACCTGCATCGCTTCCAATGCCGCCGGGGAAGCCACGGCCCCGGTGGAGGTGTGCGTGGTGCCTCTGCCACTGATGGCGCCCCCGCCGGCCGCCCCGCCGCCCCTCACCGAGCCTGGCTCCTCTGACATCGCCACGCCCGGCCGACCTGGTGCCAACGAATCAACCGCGGAACGGCGGCTCGTGGCGGCCGACCTCACCTCGAACTCCGTGCTCATCCGCTGGCCAGCCCAGAGGCCAGTGCCCGGCATCCGCATGTACCAGGTCCAGTACAACAGCTCGGCGGACGACTCCCTGGTCTACAG GATGATCCCTTCCACCAGCCAGACCTTCCTGGTGAATGACCTGGCGGCGGGCCGCGCCTATGACCTGTGCGTGCTGGCTGTCTACGACGACGGGGCCACGGCGCTGCCGGCCACGCGAGTGGTGGGCTGCGTGCAGTTTACCACGGCTGGGGACCCGGCGCCCTGCCGCCCGCTGAGAGCCCATTTCCTGGGCGGCACCATGATCATCGCCATCGGGGGCGTCATCGTCGCCTCGGTCCTGGTCTTCATCGTTTTGCTCATGATCCGCTACAAGGTCTACGGGGACGGAGACGGCCGCCGCGTCAAGGGCACCTCCAGGTCGGCCCCGCGGGTCAGCCACGTGTGCTCGCAGACCAATGGCGCAGGCGCGCCGCAGGCCCCGGCCCCCCCGGCTCAGGACCGCTACGAGGCGCTGCGCGAGGTGGCGCCCCCGGCTGCTGCAGCGCCGGCCGTTGAGGCGAAGGCCACGGCGGCCGAGCCGGCTTCCGCGGAGTCGGAGGCGGCCCTTGGACGCTCCCTGGGCGGCTCGGCCACCTCGCTGTGCCTGCTGCCGTCCGAGGAGACCTCCGGGGAGGAATCTCTGGCCGCGGCGGGCCCTCGGAGGAGCCGTTCAGGGGCTCTGGGGCCGCCAGCTTCGGCGCCCCCGACTCTAGCTCTGGTTCCTGGCGGGGCGCCGGCCCGGCCGAGGCCGCAGCAGCGCTATTCGTTCGACGGGGACTACGGGGCGCTCTTCCAGAGCCACAGTTACCCGCGCCGCGCCCGGCGGACAAAGCGCCACCGGTCCACGCCGCATCTGGACGGGGCCGGCGGGGGCGCGGCCGGGGAGGACGGAGACCTGGGGCTGGGCTCCGCCAGGGCGCGCCTGGCCTTCACCAGCACCGAGTGGATGCTGGAGAGTACCGTGTGA